A region from the Neomonachus schauinslandi chromosome 2, ASM220157v2, whole genome shotgun sequence genome encodes:
- the LOC110584163 gene encoding CDKN2A-interacting protein isoform X1, which translates to MAQEVSEYLSQNPRVAAWVEALRCDGETDKHWRHRREFLLRNAGDLAPTGGDAAANAEEAADAESGSRNRQLQQLISFSMAWANHVFLGCRYPQKVMDKILSMAEGIKVTDAPIHTTRDELVAKVKKRGISSSNEGVEEPAKKRIIDGKNNSAVEQDHAKISAKTERASAQQENSSACTGPSTKSESSGNSTRSSGTSSQNSSTGDGDRSLSSQSSSISSQVTAAGSGKASESEASEKHGSASIVSSLLKSSVNSHVTQSADSRQQSGSPKKSALEGSSVSASQSISEIEVPLLGSSGSSEGELPLLSSKPGSETVSGGLTSKTSSEASVSPSVSKNSSSSGTSLLTPKSSTSTGTSMLTSKSTSQVAASLLASKSSSQTSGSLVSKSTSLASVSQLASKSSSQTSTSQLPSKSTSQSSESSVRFSCCKLTNEDVKQKQPFFNRLYKTVAWKLVAVGGFSPSVNHGELLNAAIEALKATLDVFFVPLKELADLPQNKSSQESIVCELRCKSVYLGTGCGKSKENAKAVASREALKLFLKKKVVVKICKRKYRGSEIEDLVLLDEESRPVNLPPALKHPQELL; encoded by the exons ATGGCGCAGGAGGTGTCGGAGTACCTGAGCCAGAACCCGCGGGTGGCCGCCTGGGTGGAGGCGCTGCGCTGCGACGGCGAGACTGACAAACACTGGCGCCACCGCCGAGAGTTTCTGCTCCGCAACGCGGGCGACCTGGCCCCGACTGGAGGCGATGCCGCGGCTAACGCGGAGGAAGCTGCCGACGCCGAGAGCGGGAGCCGCAATCGGCAGCTGCAGCAGCTCATCTCCTTCTCCATGGCCTGGGCGAACCACGTCTTCCTCGGGTGCCG gtaccCACAAAAAGTTATGGATAAAATACTTAGTATGGCTGAAGGCATCAAAGTGACAGATGCTCCAATCCATACAACAAGAGACGAACTGGTTGCCAAGGTGAAGAAAAGAGGGATATCGAGTAGCAATG aaGGGGTAGAAGAGCCAGCGAAAAAACGAATCATCGACGGAAAAAACAATTCTGCAGTTGAGCAAGATCATGCAAAAATTTCTGCCAAAACAGAACGTGCATCAGCTCAGCAGGAAAACAGCTCAGCATGTACAGGGCCATCTACGAAATCAGAGAGTAGTGGGAACTCCACTCGAAGCTCTGGCACCTCGAGTCAGAATAGCTCTACAGGTGATGGAGATCGGTCTCTCTCCAGCCAAAGCAGCAGCATTTCCTCTCAGGTAACAGCGGCAGGGTCTGGAAAAGCTTCTGAATCAGAAGCTTCAGAGAAGCACGGTTCAGCATCGATTGTTTCTTCCTTGTTGAAATCCAGTGTGAATAGTCATGTGACCCAATCTGCTGATTCCAGACAACAAAGTGGATCACCTAAAAAGAGTGCTCTGGAAGGCTCTTCAGTCTCAGCTTCTCAAAGCATCTCAGAGATTGAGGTGCCTTTGTTGGGCTCCTCCGGAAGCTCAGAAGGAGAGTTGCCACTGTTGTCTTCTAAACCTGGTTCAGAGACAGTGTCAGGTGGGTTAACTTCCAAAACTAGTTCAGAGGCAAGTGTTTCACCATCTGTTTCTAAAAATAGTTCCTCATCAGGCACATCCTTACTAACTCCCAAGAGCAGCACATCGACAGGTACATCGATGCTGACTTCCAAAAGCACTTCACAGGTAGCTGCGTCACTGTTAGCTTCCAAGAGCAGCTCCCAAACCAGTGGATCTCTAGTTTCCAAAAGCACTTCCTTAGCCAGTGTGTCCCAGCTGGCTTCTAAGAGTAGTTCTCAGACTAGCACATCACAGTTGCCTTCTAAAAGTACTTCACAGTCAAGTGAGAGTTCTGTCAGATTTTCTTGTTGCAAGTTAACCAATGAAGACGTGAAACAGAAACAGCCTTTTTTCAACAGACTGTATAAGACGGTGGCATGGAAGTTGGTAGCTGTTGGTGGCTTTAGTCCCAGTGTGAATCATGGCGAGCTCCTAAATGCAGCTATTGAAGCTCTGAAGGCAACACTGGATGTGTTTTTTGTTCCGCTAAAAGAACTAGCAGATCTGCCTCAAAATAAAAGCTCTCAAGAAAGTATTGTTTGTGAATTGAGATGCAAGTCTGTGTACTTGGGCACTGGCtgtggaaaaagcaaagaaaatgcaaaagctGTTGCATCAAGAGAAGCACTGAAGTTATTTCTCAAGAAGAAGGTAGTGGTAAAGATATGTAAAAGGAAATACAGAGGCAGTGAAATAGAAGATCTGGTACTCCTTGATGAAGAGTCAAGGCCTGTAAACTTACCGCCAGCATTAAAACATCCTCAAGAGTTATTATAA
- the LOC110584163 gene encoding CDKN2A-interacting protein isoform X2: MAQEVSEYLSQNPRVAAWVEALRCDGETDKHWRHRREFLLRNAGDLAPTGGDAAANAEEAADAESGSRNRQLQQLISFSMAWANHVFLGCRYPQKVMDKILSMAEGIKVTDAPIHTTRDELVAKKG; the protein is encoded by the exons ATGGCGCAGGAGGTGTCGGAGTACCTGAGCCAGAACCCGCGGGTGGCCGCCTGGGTGGAGGCGCTGCGCTGCGACGGCGAGACTGACAAACACTGGCGCCACCGCCGAGAGTTTCTGCTCCGCAACGCGGGCGACCTGGCCCCGACTGGAGGCGATGCCGCGGCTAACGCGGAGGAAGCTGCCGACGCCGAGAGCGGGAGCCGCAATCGGCAGCTGCAGCAGCTCATCTCCTTCTCCATGGCCTGGGCGAACCACGTCTTCCTCGGGTGCCG gtaccCACAAAAAGTTATGGATAAAATACTTAGTATGGCTGAAGGCATCAAAGTGACAGATGCTCCAATCCATACAACAAGAGACGAACTGGTTGCCAAG aaGGGGTAG